One stretch of Roseovarius mucosus DNA includes these proteins:
- a CDS encoding SGNH/GDSL hydrolase family protein yields the protein MATQDEQRYNHIMPFSHLETRKIVSKPRLMFRPDPVLGWRLSPEHTVRVAFRSGIFQNIAADGWRYVPGSQTAQGPRVAIYGCSFTYGTGLSDDETFTALLQRDMLGVQILNRGIGGHGTVQNLLQLRRDIAAGTMDAAVFAMISDHRFRNIAHPQRMRQYLSEDWYKLRVEHVPVARFDGKGQIQIVYREIWQPALRDVEFRVFLPDDHMINLATCAVLGMVCETAKAASIPLQIVMLDALDPDFNSAVFSRFPEATDISNPHDRDHTFLPRDIHPNARANSLFADRLQPLIRRLIGTDLGRRSDQ from the coding sequence GTGGCGACACAAGACGAGCAGCGATACAATCACATCATGCCATTTTCCCATCTTGAAACACGCAAAATCGTGAGCAAGCCCCGGCTCATGTTTCGCCCGGATCCCGTTTTGGGTTGGCGGCTGTCGCCCGAACATACGGTCCGTGTGGCGTTTCGCAGTGGCATTTTTCAGAACATTGCGGCTGATGGCTGGCGTTATGTCCCTGGATCCCAGACCGCGCAGGGACCGCGTGTCGCAATTTATGGCTGCTCGTTTACCTATGGCACCGGTTTGTCGGATGATGAAACCTTTACCGCCCTCCTCCAGCGCGACATGCTAGGTGTCCAGATTTTGAATCGTGGCATTGGCGGGCATGGTACTGTGCAGAACCTTCTGCAGCTACGTCGTGACATTGCCGCAGGAACAATGGATGCCGCCGTTTTCGCCATGATCAGCGATCATCGGTTTCGCAACATCGCCCATCCACAACGCATGCGGCAGTATCTCAGCGAAGATTGGTATAAATTGAGGGTCGAACATGTGCCCGTTGCGCGATTTGATGGAAAGGGCCAGATTCAGATCGTGTATCGCGAGATTTGGCAACCGGCGCTGCGTGACGTTGAATTCCGAGTTTTTCTACCGGATGACCATATGATCAACCTTGCCACATGTGCAGTGCTCGGCATGGTCTGCGAGACGGCCAAGGCGGCAAGCATCCCTTTGCAGATTGTCATGCTGGATGCGCTGGACCCCGATTTTAACTCCGCTGTTTTCAGCCGGTTTCCAGAAGCTACCGATATTTCAAATCCTCACGACCGGGATCACACATTTCTGCCACGGGATATTCACCCAAACGCCAGAGCCAACAGCCTGTTTGCTGATCGGCTGCAGCCGCTCATCAGGCGGCTGATTGGCACGGATCTCGGCCGTCGGAGCGACCAATGA
- a CDS encoding LacI family DNA-binding transcriptional regulator: MTQHDRHPLTLRDVSEAAGVSEMTVSRVLRNKGDVSEGTRQRVLEAAKRLGYVPNKIAGALASQRVNLVAVIIPSMSNMVFPEVMTGISRVLEETELQPVVGLTGYRPEKEEKVLYEMLSWRPSGVIIAGLEHSDASRAMLRASGIPVVEIMDVDGTPIDSVVGISHRRAGQQMAQAIIKAGYRRIGFMGTKMPLDHRARKRFEGFTEALAKAGIEMADHEFYSGGSALLKGREMTAEMLRRTPDLDFLYYSNDMIGAGGLLYLLEQGIDIPNDMGLAGFNGVELLEGLPRALATMDACRLEIGRRAAEIIAARASNPEDSAPVRITLEPTLSLGDTLRRR; the protein is encoded by the coding sequence GTGACCCAGCATGACAGACATCCCCTGACCCTTCGCGACGTGTCCGAGGCCGCGGGCGTGTCTGAAATGACGGTAAGCCGCGTTCTGCGCAATAAGGGCGATGTTTCGGAGGGCACGCGGCAACGGGTGCTCGAAGCGGCCAAGCGGTTAGGATACGTGCCCAACAAGATTGCGGGGGCTTTGGCCAGTCAGCGCGTCAATCTTGTTGCAGTTATCATTCCGTCGATGTCGAACATGGTTTTTCCCGAGGTGATGACAGGAATTAGCCGGGTTCTTGAGGAAACCGAGTTGCAACCCGTGGTCGGGCTGACAGGATATCGGCCTGAGAAAGAGGAAAAAGTCCTCTACGAAATGCTGTCCTGGCGCCCGTCTGGCGTGATCATCGCAGGGCTGGAGCATTCGGATGCAAGCCGCGCCATGTTGCGGGCAAGCGGGATTCCCGTGGTCGAGATCATGGATGTGGACGGCACACCGATTGACTCGGTCGTGGGGATTTCGCACCGGCGCGCCGGACAGCAGATGGCGCAAGCTATCATCAAGGCAGGCTATCGGCGGATCGGGTTCATGGGCACCAAGATGCCACTCGACCACCGGGCGCGCAAACGCTTTGAGGGATTTACCGAAGCTCTGGCCAAGGCTGGGATCGAGATGGCGGATCACGAGTTTTACTCCGGCGGATCAGCGCTGCTCAAGGGGCGGGAAATGACCGCTGAGATGCTACGGCGTACACCGGATCTGGATTTCCTCTATTATTCCAACGACATGATTGGGGCGGGCGGGCTGCTCTATCTGTTAGAGCAGGGGATCGACATTCCCAATGATATGGGGCTCGCTGGCTTTAATGGCGTCGAACTGTTGGAAGGGTTGCCGCGGGCACTTGCAACGATGGACGCCTGCCGGCTGGAGATCGGGCGGCGTGCCGCCGAGATCATCGCGGCCCGCGCGTCAAACCCCGAGGATAGTGCCCCGGTGCGCATCACGCTCGAGCCGACGCTGAGCCTTGGCGATACATTGCGGCGGCGCTGA
- a CDS encoding NAD(P)-dependent oxidoreductase, with the protein MKIGFIGLGNVGGKLSGSLLRNGHDLTVHDLNADLVSDFVARGAKAATSPAQMMRDCEVVITCLPSPAASDAVMQQMLPEVGPGKIWMEMSTTDADEIRRLGGLVIAAGGAAVDCPVSGGCHRADTGNISIFAGCDRATFERILPLLKTLGRRLLHTGEIGSASLLKVMTNYLATANLLTLCEAMVTMKGAGLDLATTYEAIKISSGTSFVHETESQVILNGSRDISFTMDLVKKDIGLFQKIADDAGVPLEISPLMISIFDDGIRRYGARAQSDDIIRRLEEATGLDIRAPGFPAEMVDDEPEEQGYEVVPPGR; encoded by the coding sequence ATGAAGATCGGTTTCATCGGGCTGGGCAATGTGGGCGGCAAACTGTCGGGCAGTCTGCTGCGCAATGGCCATGATCTGACAGTGCATGACCTGAACGCGGATCTGGTCAGTGATTTTGTCGCGCGCGGGGCCAAGGCAGCCACAAGCCCGGCACAGATGATGCGCGACTGCGAGGTGGTGATCACCTGTCTGCCGTCGCCCGCGGCGTCGGATGCGGTAATGCAGCAGATGCTGCCAGAGGTCGGGCCTGGCAAGATCTGGATGGAAATGTCCACCACCGATGCCGATGAAATCCGCCGTTTGGGCGGGCTTGTGATCGCGGCAGGCGGGGCGGCGGTGGATTGTCCGGTTTCAGGTGGGTGCCACCGGGCCGATACCGGCAATATCTCGATCTTTGCGGGCTGTGACCGGGCCACGTTTGAACGGATTCTGCCGCTCTTGAAAACCTTGGGTCGGCGGCTCTTGCATACGGGCGAGATCGGTAGCGCGTCCTTGCTCAAGGTGATGACGAATTATCTGGCGACCGCCAATCTTCTGACGCTGTGTGAGGCGATGGTGACGATGAAGGGCGCGGGGCTGGACCTTGCGACCACTTATGAAGCGATCAAGATCAGTTCCGGCACGTCCTTTGTGCATGAGACCGAAAGCCAGGTCATTCTGAACGGCAGCCGCGACATCAGCTTTACCATGGATCTGGTGAAAAAGGACATTGGCCTGTTTCAAAAGATTGCCGATGACGCAGGCGTGCCGCTGGAAATTTCGCCGCTGATGATATCGATCTTTGATGACGGTATCCGGCGTTATGGCGCACGTGCGCAGTCGGATGACATCATTCGGCGGCTGGAAGAGGCGACCGGCCTCGACATTCGTGCGCCCGGCTTTCCGGCCGAGATGGTCGACGACGAGCCCGAGGAGCAGGGCTATGAGGTGGTGCCGCCGGGGCGGTAG
- a CDS encoding calcium-binding protein — protein sequence MFASLLGMVAVGAAAFVGLQPATDEPEDEGDQSESDNEGPRLLDGIFGQDAPIGMGEIINGTPEAETLTGTKGGDQLHGQGSDDTIFGGIGDDSLLGGPGNDRISGDAGDDTLHGGDGMDSLFGGEGADTLYGHNDADELSGGDGDDSLVGSAGNDLLRGDAGHDALHGDIGDDTLQGGLGQDTLFGGWGDDVLVGLVDDTATPTLDDSDARDFLNGGSGDDLILAGHGDLVTTGAGADTVLLGDWIEEGQAVEIVDFQPEEDRLIVFYDAQAGDEPSLSLEPEPEGGTSQAVLLNGVRIATIGNATGLTLDHIALLPREALPMIRGL from the coding sequence ATGTTTGCGAGTCTTTTGGGGATGGTCGCGGTTGGGGCGGCGGCGTTCGTCGGCCTTCAGCCTGCGACCGACGAGCCTGAGGACGAGGGCGACCAGTCGGAGAGTGACAACGAGGGGCCTCGTCTGCTTGATGGTATCTTTGGGCAGGATGCGCCCATCGGCATGGGCGAGATTATCAACGGGACGCCCGAGGCAGAGACGCTGACCGGAACCAAGGGTGGCGATCAGCTCCACGGGCAGGGGTCGGACGATACGATTTTCGGCGGCATAGGGGATGACAGCCTGCTTGGTGGCCCCGGCAATGATCGGATTTCCGGAGATGCCGGCGATGACACCCTCCATGGTGGCGACGGGATGGATTCCCTCTTTGGCGGAGAGGGCGCAGATACTCTCTATGGCCACAATGACGCGGATGAACTCTCTGGCGGCGATGGCGATGACAGTCTGGTCGGTAGCGCCGGAAATGATCTGTTGCGCGGGGATGCGGGCCACGATGCGCTGCATGGCGATATCGGCGATGACACGTTGCAGGGGGGGCTCGGGCAGGACACGCTGTTTGGCGGTTGGGGCGATGATGTGCTGGTCGGGCTGGTCGATGACACCGCAACGCCCACGCTTGATGACAGCGACGCGCGCGACTTTCTGAATGGCGGCTCCGGTGACGATCTTATCCTTGCTGGTCATGGTGATCTGGTGACCACCGGGGCAGGTGCCGATACGGTGCTGCTGGGGGATTGGATCGAAGAAGGTCAGGCGGTAGAAATCGTTGATTTTCAACCCGAAGAGGACCGGCTGATCGTATTCTACGATGCGCAAGCTGGCGACGAACCAAGCCTGAGCCTTGAACCGGAGCCAGAGGGAGGGACATCGCAAGCCGTGTTGCTGAACGGGGTCCGGATTGCGACGATTGGCAATGCCACGGGCCTGACCCTTGATCACATCGCGCTCTTGCCACGCGAGGCTCTGCCGATGATCCGCGGTCTCTAG
- the rpsO gene encoding 30S ribosomal protein S15 translates to MSITAAEKDRVIKEFATKEGDTGSPEVQIAILTSRITTLTEHFKTHKKDNHGRRGLLMMVAQRRKLLDYLKGKNEARYQDLIKRLGIRR, encoded by the coding sequence ATGTCGATTACTGCCGCAGAAAAAGACCGCGTTATCAAGGAATTCGCAACCAAAGAAGGCGACACCGGTTCGCCCGAAGTGCAGATTGCAATCCTGACCTCGCGTATCACCACGCTGACCGAGCATTTCAAGACCCACAAGAAAGACAACCATGGTCGTCGTGGTCTCTTGATGATGGTCGCACAGCGCCGCAAGCTGCTGGATTACCTCAAGGGCAAGAATGAGGCCCGCTATCAGGACCTCATCAAGCGCCTCGGCATCCGCCGCTAA